In Rhodothermus marinus DSM 4252, a single genomic region encodes these proteins:
- a CDS encoding glutamate synthase subunit beta, with translation MGSLRGFIEIPRENPEKRPVEERVRDFREVYRLLPDERIQQQAARCMDCGIPFCHSGCPLGNVIPEFNDLVYRNRWRDAYERLRATNNFPEFTGRVCPAPCESACVLGLIEPPVTIEQIEWAIIERAFREGWVKPEPPARRTGKKVAVIGSGPAGLACADQLNRAGHWVTVFERDDRIGGLLRYGVPDFKMEKWVIDRRVAILEAEGITFRTGVHVGRDYPVDQLRRDFDAIVLCTGATQPRDVKVPGRELAGIHFAWEYLWQATKRVARDDLEAAGIPIIDAAGKDVIVIGGGDTASDCIGVANRQGARSITNFHIWPAPPKERTPEMPWPYHPHLLQVTTSHEEGCERVWSVQTIAFEGRNGHVERVITVDVEPGPPGPDGRRMRREVPGSRREWPADLVLIAIGYEGPERSPLLEALGVELDERGRVKADEHFQTNVPGVFVAGDAHRGASLVVWAISEGREAARGVDLYLMDYTTLPTKGEGDLPLLR, from the coding sequence ATGGGATCCCTGCGAGGTTTCATAGAAATCCCCCGCGAGAATCCCGAGAAGCGACCGGTCGAGGAGCGCGTTCGGGATTTCCGAGAGGTGTACCGGCTGCTGCCGGACGAGCGCATCCAGCAGCAGGCCGCCCGCTGCATGGACTGCGGCATTCCGTTCTGCCACTCCGGTTGCCCGCTGGGCAACGTGATTCCGGAGTTCAACGACCTGGTGTACCGCAACCGCTGGCGGGATGCCTACGAGCGGCTGCGCGCTACGAACAATTTCCCGGAGTTTACCGGACGCGTCTGTCCGGCCCCCTGCGAGTCGGCCTGCGTGCTGGGCCTGATCGAACCGCCGGTGACGATCGAACAGATCGAGTGGGCCATCATCGAACGGGCTTTCCGTGAAGGATGGGTCAAACCTGAGCCACCGGCGCGCCGGACCGGCAAAAAGGTGGCCGTCATCGGATCGGGGCCTGCCGGACTGGCCTGCGCCGACCAGCTCAACCGCGCCGGCCACTGGGTGACGGTTTTCGAGCGAGATGACCGCATCGGAGGGCTGCTGCGCTACGGCGTGCCCGACTTCAAGATGGAAAAGTGGGTGATCGACCGGCGCGTGGCCATCCTGGAAGCCGAGGGCATCACGTTCCGCACCGGGGTACACGTGGGCCGCGACTATCCCGTCGATCAGCTCCGGCGCGACTTCGATGCGATCGTGCTCTGCACGGGCGCCACGCAACCGCGCGACGTGAAGGTGCCCGGACGCGAACTGGCCGGCATTCATTTCGCCTGGGAATACCTCTGGCAGGCTACCAAGCGGGTGGCCCGCGACGACCTGGAAGCGGCCGGCATCCCGATCATCGACGCCGCCGGCAAAGACGTGATCGTCATCGGCGGGGGCGACACGGCCAGCGACTGTATTGGCGTGGCCAATCGGCAGGGCGCCCGCTCCATCACGAACTTTCACATCTGGCCGGCGCCGCCAAAAGAGCGCACGCCCGAAATGCCCTGGCCCTATCATCCGCACCTGCTGCAGGTCACCACGTCGCACGAAGAAGGGTGTGAGCGGGTCTGGAGCGTGCAGACGATCGCCTTCGAAGGGCGCAACGGGCACGTCGAGCGGGTGATCACGGTGGACGTCGAACCCGGTCCGCCGGGACCGGACGGCCGCCGCATGCGCCGCGAGGTGCCCGGCTCCCGCCGCGAATGGCCGGCCGATCTGGTGCTGATCGCCATCGGCTACGAGGGACCGGAGCGGAGCCCGTTGCTGGAGGCGCTGGGCGTCGAACTGGACGAACGTGGACGCGTGAAGGCGGACGAACACTTCCAGACGAACGTCCCCGGCGTGTTCGTGGCAGGCGACGCGCATCGGGGCGCTTCGCTGGTGGTCTGGGCCATCTCGGAAGGGCGTGAGGCGGCCCGCGGTGTCGATCTGTACCTGATGGACTACACGACGCTGCCCACGAAGGGCGAAGGCGACCTGCCCTTGCTCCGATAA
- a CDS encoding homoserine kinase: protein MVSDRQGERVVVWGPGSLSNLGPGFDALGLCIQGLGDRVEAWRTETPGVTLVEANGLPGSSIPCDSTTNTAAVAAAAVLRQVGARHGVALRLHKGLPSGSGLGSSAASAVAGAWAANLLLDEPLPREALVEAVLEGEAVASGSRHGDNVLPALFGGLVLVSASDPTCYRRIPLPGPLSIALILPRVEILTRTAREILPRQVTLQDAVHNASALAFLIDAFRAGDWETVGRWMMADRIVEPVRARLVPCYEPVRRAALSAGAFGCALTGSGPAMFALARDEMHARQVLSAMREACLQSGVDVEGYVTAVDFEGARQL from the coding sequence GTGGTATCCGACCGACAGGGCGAGCGCGTGGTGGTGTGGGGCCCCGGCTCGCTGTCGAATCTTGGTCCCGGCTTCGATGCGCTGGGGCTGTGCATCCAGGGGCTCGGGGATCGGGTGGAAGCCTGGCGCACGGAAACGCCCGGCGTGACGCTGGTGGAGGCCAACGGCCTGCCCGGCTCCAGCATTCCCTGTGATTCCACCACGAACACGGCCGCCGTGGCGGCCGCCGCCGTATTGCGCCAGGTGGGTGCCCGCCACGGAGTGGCGCTACGCCTGCATAAAGGGCTGCCCTCCGGCTCGGGACTGGGCAGTTCGGCCGCCAGTGCCGTGGCCGGTGCCTGGGCGGCCAACCTGTTGCTGGACGAGCCCCTGCCGCGCGAGGCGCTCGTGGAAGCCGTGCTCGAAGGGGAGGCCGTCGCTTCGGGCAGCCGACACGGCGACAACGTGCTACCGGCGCTTTTCGGCGGACTCGTGCTCGTGTCGGCCAGCGATCCGACCTGCTACCGCCGCATTCCGCTGCCCGGGCCCCTGTCGATCGCGTTGATTCTGCCCCGGGTCGAAATTCTGACGCGTACGGCCCGCGAAATTCTGCCCCGGCAGGTGACGCTTCAGGACGCCGTGCACAATGCCTCGGCGCTGGCGTTTCTGATCGACGCGTTTCGGGCTGGCGACTGGGAGACGGTGGGGCGCTGGATGATGGCCGATCGGATCGTGGAGCCCGTGCGGGCCCGGCTGGTGCCCTGCTACGAGCCGGTACGCCGGGCCGCGCTTTCCGCCGGAGCCTTCGGCTGCGCGCTGACCGGCTCGGGTCCGGCCATGTTCGCACTGGCCCGCGACGAAATGCACGCCCGTCAGGTGCTCTCGGCCATGCGGGAAGCCTGCCTGCAAAGCGGGGTGGACGTGGAAGGATACGTTACGGCTGTCGATTTTGAAGGCGCACGTCAGCTCTGA
- the thrC gene encoding threonine synthase — MTAPAPIRFVSTRGKAPALTFDEALLQGLASDGGLYIPERVPQLPSTVWRAARSFPEMAAEVLARWLQGVFPEETVSRVTAEALSFPVPLVPLGDGLYVLELFHGPTLSFKDFGARTMARFAREVLRRRDERLLVLVATSGDTGSAVADGFAGLERVQVGLLYPYGQVSPVQERQLIVQRPGVQAFAVHGTFDDCQRLVKSAFADPDFSRVRLSSANSINVGRLLPQMLYYIWAVAEGGFDEVVFCVPSGNLGNLTGGVLAALSGLPVRRFIAAHNANDFFPRFLAGEGPAFGPSRRTLSNAMDVGAPSNFERLQALLGASMPERIWGTSVSDKETLQTIRQVYETTGYLADPHTAVGLEAARRYREATGDRAPLVVLATAHPAKFPEVIRQALDFEPEAPEALARLWKQEVSVVHVEADLEALKAHLLPHVAAGT; from the coding sequence ATGACTGCTCCGGCACCCATCCGTTTTGTCAGCACGCGCGGGAAGGCGCCTGCCCTGACGTTCGACGAAGCCCTGTTGCAGGGGCTGGCGTCTGACGGTGGCCTCTACATCCCGGAGCGTGTTCCGCAACTGCCATCCACCGTCTGGCGCGCGGCCCGCTCGTTTCCCGAGATGGCCGCCGAGGTGCTGGCGCGCTGGCTGCAGGGCGTTTTTCCGGAGGAAACGGTGTCCCGGGTAACGGCCGAGGCGCTTTCGTTCCCGGTACCGCTCGTGCCGCTGGGCGACGGCCTTTACGTGCTGGAGCTTTTCCACGGGCCGACGCTTTCGTTCAAGGACTTTGGCGCCCGTACCATGGCCCGCTTTGCCCGTGAGGTGCTGCGCCGGCGAGACGAGCGCCTGCTGGTGCTGGTGGCTACGTCGGGCGATACGGGCAGTGCCGTGGCCGATGGCTTCGCCGGACTGGAGCGCGTGCAGGTAGGCCTGCTCTATCCCTACGGCCAGGTCAGTCCCGTGCAGGAGCGGCAGCTCATCGTGCAGCGGCCGGGCGTGCAGGCCTTTGCCGTGCACGGCACGTTCGACGACTGCCAGCGGCTGGTCAAATCGGCCTTCGCCGATCCGGACTTTTCCCGCGTGCGGCTCTCTTCGGCCAACTCGATCAACGTGGGACGCCTCCTGCCACAGATGCTCTACTACATCTGGGCCGTGGCCGAGGGCGGGTTCGACGAAGTGGTCTTCTGCGTGCCCAGCGGCAACCTGGGCAACCTGACCGGCGGGGTGCTGGCCGCACTGAGCGGGTTGCCCGTGCGGCGTTTCATTGCCGCCCACAACGCGAACGACTTCTTCCCGCGCTTTCTGGCGGGCGAGGGACCGGCCTTCGGGCCATCGCGACGCACGCTGTCGAATGCCATGGACGTGGGTGCGCCGAGCAACTTCGAACGGTTGCAGGCGCTGCTGGGTGCGTCCATGCCCGAGCGCATCTGGGGCACGAGCGTATCGGACAAAGAAACGCTGCAGACCATCCGGCAGGTGTACGAGACGACCGGCTACCTGGCCGATCCGCACACGGCCGTGGGGCTGGAGGCGGCCCGCCGCTACCGGGAGGCCACAGGTGATCGGGCACCACTCGTGGTGCTGGCTACGGCCCACCCGGCCAAGTTTCCCGAAGTGATCCGCCAGGCGCTGGATTTCGAACCGGAGGCGCCCGAGGCGCTGGCGCGGCTCTGGAAGCAGGAAGTTTCTGTGGTGCATGTCGAAGCCGATCTGGAGGCCTTGAAAGCGCACCTGTTGCCTCATGTGGCTGCCGGGACGTAA
- a CDS encoding DUF6454 family protein, giving the protein MLRPLQLTPILLLLSTLSLPAPPGSAPPSSELPASIVRHRLPDPTVRFPLRFDAYHVQGLVVTDTAFFITAVDRRERRGWIFRVARASGRPTLRRELTEGERIHPGGLAFDGRLLWVPSAPYHPGGPSRILALSPDDFSVVHSFSAPRHISLLAADPEGRLVGTDWDSRHFYIWDPSGRLLAQFPSPTGVAYQDCQFVERLLLCGGYHRLFQGVLDWIDLESRRLVQRLPVGRTRQGWPLTREGLALHRDTLYLLPYDGAGDVLAFALN; this is encoded by the coding sequence ATGCTCCGACCGCTACAGCTTACTCCGATCCTGCTGCTCCTCAGCACGCTTTCCCTGCCAGCACCCCCGGGCTCCGCGCCGCCTTCTTCGGAGCTCCCCGCCTCGATCGTACGCCATCGTCTGCCCGATCCCACCGTTCGCTTTCCCCTTCGCTTCGACGCCTACCACGTCCAGGGTCTGGTCGTGACCGACACCGCCTTTTTCATTACCGCCGTCGATCGTCGAGAACGACGCGGCTGGATCTTTCGCGTCGCGCGCGCCAGCGGACGCCCCACTCTCCGCCGAGAGCTGACCGAAGGCGAACGCATCCACCCCGGCGGTCTCGCCTTCGACGGACGCCTGCTCTGGGTCCCCAGTGCTCCCTACCATCCCGGCGGTCCCTCCCGCATCCTCGCGCTGTCCCCCGACGACTTTTCCGTCGTGCACAGCTTCTCAGCGCCCCGACACATCAGCCTGCTGGCCGCCGATCCGGAAGGACGCCTCGTCGGGACCGACTGGGACTCGCGTCACTTTTACATCTGGGACCCCTCCGGTCGACTCCTTGCGCAGTTTCCCAGTCCCACCGGCGTGGCCTACCAGGACTGTCAGTTCGTCGAGCGGCTGCTGCTGTGCGGCGGTTACCACCGGCTTTTTCAGGGCGTCCTCGACTGGATCGATCTCGAAAGCCGCAGGCTGGTGCAACGTCTTCCCGTAGGACGGACCCGCCAGGGATGGCCGCTGACGCGCGAAGGGCTGGCCTTGCATCGCGACACGCTCTACCTGCTGCCCTACGACGGCGCGGGCGACGTGCTGGCCTTCGCGCTCAACTGA
- a CDS encoding enoyl-CoA hydratase/isomerase family protein — translation MELVQTHIEQPIATLTLNRPDKRNALSGVLVTELSQALAAVAERDEVRVVVLTGAGKVFSAGADLAELSRLQEATAEENLADSERLAALFRQIAYYPKPLIAKVNGHAIAGGCGLAVACDFAIAAAGSKLGFTEVRIGFVPAIVATFVLRRVGETVARDLLLRGRLIEAEEAVRLGLIHQAVPADVLDATVQALAHELATETSPSAVALTRRLLADLPGLSLDAALAYATRVNALARGTADCKAGIRAFLEKQDPPWRKSSG, via the coding sequence ATGGAACTGGTACAGACGCACATTGAACAGCCGATCGCGACGCTGACGCTCAACCGGCCGGACAAACGCAACGCGCTGAGCGGGGTGCTGGTCACGGAGCTTTCTCAGGCATTGGCCGCTGTTGCTGAGCGCGATGAGGTGCGGGTGGTGGTACTGACCGGGGCGGGGAAGGTATTTTCGGCGGGGGCCGATCTGGCGGAGCTTTCGCGGCTTCAGGAGGCGACGGCCGAGGAGAATCTGGCCGACTCGGAGCGCCTGGCCGCGCTGTTTCGTCAGATTGCTTATTATCCGAAGCCGCTTATTGCAAAGGTGAACGGCCATGCCATTGCCGGCGGGTGCGGGCTGGCCGTGGCCTGCGACTTTGCCATCGCGGCCGCCGGCAGTAAGCTGGGCTTTACGGAGGTGCGCATCGGGTTCGTGCCGGCCATTGTGGCCACGTTTGTGCTGCGCCGGGTGGGCGAGACCGTCGCCCGCGATCTGTTGCTGCGCGGCCGGCTCATCGAAGCGGAGGAAGCCGTGCGGCTGGGGCTGATTCATCAGGCGGTGCCGGCTGATGTGCTGGATGCCACGGTGCAGGCACTGGCCCATGAGCTGGCCACCGAGACGAGTCCCTCGGCCGTTGCGCTGACGCGTCGTCTGCTGGCCGATCTGCCCGGCCTGAGTCTGGACGCGGCGCTGGCCTATGCCACGCGGGTCAATGCGCTGGCGCGGGGCACGGCCGACTGCAAGGCCGGCATCCGGGCCTTTCTGGAAAAGCAGGATCCCCCCTGGCGCAAATCGTCAGGCTGA
- a CDS encoding phytoene/squalene synthase family protein, with translation MALIRPFYEKPWPEALRPAARALWHWHLALRRPNVPATEPEAVTAFLEAEAVRLQQDEPIRVVPEEVWQAAREAVLQHELPVELLAVQVRAARVWVAPVRFPDAAALEAFLQDFAGAHGRLLARLAGVGTRFNDPQVNALAAGFFLTDRLTRLPRDLAADRLFIPLEDLERAGVSVELLQRGAGHPAVRRLLWKQVVRAQEALARGRTLMHELPRRYARALRREWLLALEVLRTIERRDYDLWRGPIRLSRWQRLQVAYQARFSRVAFRT, from the coding sequence ATGGCGCTGATCCGTCCCTTTTACGAAAAGCCCTGGCCCGAAGCGCTGCGTCCGGCTGCCCGGGCGCTCTGGCACTGGCATCTGGCGCTCCGGCGTCCGAACGTGCCGGCCACGGAGCCGGAGGCGGTGACGGCCTTTCTGGAAGCGGAGGCCGTGCGGCTTCAGCAAGACGAGCCGATCCGGGTGGTGCCCGAGGAGGTGTGGCAGGCGGCCCGGGAAGCTGTTTTGCAGCATGAACTGCCCGTAGAGCTGCTGGCCGTGCAGGTGCGGGCGGCCCGGGTCTGGGTGGCGCCGGTGCGTTTTCCGGATGCGGCCGCCCTGGAGGCGTTTCTGCAGGATTTTGCCGGGGCGCACGGGCGACTGCTGGCTCGACTGGCCGGCGTGGGCACGCGCTTCAACGACCCACAGGTCAATGCGCTGGCGGCCGGCTTCTTTCTGACGGATCGGCTGACCCGGCTGCCGCGCGATCTGGCGGCCGACCGGCTGTTTATCCCACTGGAAGATCTGGAGCGGGCCGGGGTGTCGGTGGAACTGTTGCAGCGGGGCGCCGGCCATCCGGCCGTGCGACGGTTGCTCTGGAAGCAGGTAGTGCGGGCGCAGGAGGCGCTGGCGCGGGGGCGCACCCTGATGCACGAGCTACCGCGACGCTACGCCCGGGCGCTCCGGCGCGAGTGGCTGCTGGCGCTCGAAGTGCTACGCACGATCGAGCGCCGCGATTACGACCTCTGGCGTGGTCCCATTCGCCTTTCCCGCTGGCAGCGCCTTCAGGTGGCCTACCAGGCTCGCTTCTCCCGCGTGGCCTTCCGGACGTAG
- the purM gene encoding phosphoribosylformylglycinamidine cyclo-ligase — translation MTTYRDAGVDIDAGDELVRRIKPIVRETFIPGVLTDIGAFGAFFEPDFSAYRRPVLVSSVDGVGTKLKVAFLMNRHDTVGQDLVNHCVNDIAVCGARPLFFLDYLATGRLKPDVAEQIIRGFATACRENGCALIGGETAEMPDFYAVDEYDLAGMIVGMVDRDAILDGSRVQAGDVLIGLPSTGLHTNGYSLARKVLLSRFSVHDRPPELEGASVGEALLAVHRSYLKPIRALIEADCVHALVHVTGGGIPGNTARVVPEGLRFEVDYDAWERPAIFRLIQELGEVPEDDMRRTFNLGIGLIAIVPGDRKAEAMRTLEALGERPIEIGRIVPA, via the coding sequence ATGACGACCTACCGGGATGCCGGCGTGGACATCGACGCCGGCGACGAGCTGGTGCGGCGTATCAAGCCGATCGTACGCGAGACGTTCATCCCTGGCGTTTTGACCGACATCGGCGCCTTTGGCGCCTTTTTCGAGCCGGATTTTTCGGCCTACCGGCGGCCTGTGCTGGTTTCATCGGTGGACGGCGTGGGTACGAAACTGAAAGTCGCCTTCCTGATGAACCGGCACGACACGGTGGGACAGGATCTGGTCAACCACTGCGTGAACGACATTGCAGTCTGCGGCGCCCGGCCCCTGTTCTTTCTCGACTATCTGGCCACCGGGCGGCTGAAGCCGGACGTGGCCGAGCAGATCATCCGCGGGTTTGCCACAGCCTGCCGGGAGAACGGCTGTGCGCTGATCGGTGGCGAGACAGCCGAAATGCCCGACTTCTACGCGGTGGACGAATATGACCTGGCCGGGATGATCGTGGGCATGGTGGACCGCGACGCCATCCTTGACGGAAGTCGCGTGCAGGCGGGCGACGTGCTGATCGGCCTGCCCTCGACCGGCCTCCATACGAACGGGTATTCGCTGGCCCGCAAGGTGCTGCTGAGCCGTTTTTCGGTACACGACCGGCCGCCCGAGCTGGAGGGCGCATCGGTGGGCGAGGCGCTGCTGGCCGTGCATCGCTCCTACCTGAAGCCGATCCGGGCGCTGATCGAGGCCGACTGCGTGCACGCGCTGGTGCATGTGACCGGCGGCGGCATCCCCGGCAACACGGCGCGCGTGGTACCCGAAGGCCTGCGCTTCGAGGTGGATTACGACGCCTGGGAGCGGCCGGCCATTTTCCGACTCATCCAGGAGCTGGGCGAAGTGCCCGAAGACGACATGCGGCGCACGTTCAACCTGGGCATCGGCCTGATTGCCATCGTACCGGGCGATCGCAAGGCCGAGGCGATGCGCACGCTGGAAGCGCTGGGCGAGCGCCCGATCGAAATCGGACGGATCGTGCCCGCCTGA
- the plsY gene encoding glycerol-3-phosphate 1-O-acyltransferase PlsY yields MLSLIVILILSYLVGSIPGSVWVGQLLYGIDVRQYGSGNAGATNVFRVLGWKAGILATIVDLGKGLLAAGVIATIRIDDLPSGLAHWHIETVVRLMAGIAAVLGHMFPIWAGFRGGKGVNTSAGVLLALTPVTTLITAAVFVVVLLVSRYVSLASIVAAIAFPSTVAIRKYVFGIESLDTSLLIFGIVLAAIVIWAHRSNIRRLLSGTENRVRTFRPARGMLGRGELKPKA; encoded by the coding sequence ATGTTGTCGCTGATTGTCATTCTGATTCTGAGCTATCTGGTGGGCTCTATCCCGGGTAGCGTGTGGGTGGGGCAGCTGCTGTACGGTATTGACGTGCGTCAGTATGGCAGCGGCAACGCCGGAGCCACGAACGTCTTCCGCGTGCTGGGCTGGAAAGCAGGGATTCTGGCGACCATCGTCGATCTGGGCAAAGGATTGCTGGCGGCCGGCGTGATTGCGACGATCCGGATTGACGACCTGCCGTCGGGCTTGGCACACTGGCATATCGAAACCGTGGTGCGGCTGATGGCAGGCATTGCCGCCGTGCTGGGGCACATGTTTCCCATCTGGGCTGGTTTCCGTGGTGGCAAGGGCGTCAACACGTCGGCCGGCGTGCTGCTGGCGCTGACGCCGGTCACGACCCTGATCACGGCGGCCGTCTTTGTGGTCGTGCTGCTGGTGTCGCGCTACGTGTCGCTGGCTTCCATCGTGGCGGCCATTGCGTTTCCTTCGACGGTGGCGATTCGCAAGTATGTGTTCGGCATCGAGTCGCTGGACACCAGCCTGCTGATATTCGGCATCGTGCTGGCCGCCATTGTGATCTGGGCACACCGTTCGAACATCCGGCGGCTGCTCAGCGGCACGGAAAACCGCGTGCGCACGTTCCGGCCGGCCCGCGGCATGCTGGGACGCGGCGAGCTGAAGCCGAAGGCGTAG
- a CDS encoding NAD(P)H-dependent glycerol-3-phosphate dehydrogenase: MKAHASQARRPAGRRVTVFGAGSWGTALALLLASNGHAVTLWARRSEVAEHIRRTRHNPTYLPEIELPHSVHVTADLQEAAADRDVWVVATPAQAVRSLAEQLRPWAHPDLIIVSVAKGLEIATLKTTTQVLAEVLPEVPRERIGVLYGPSHAEEVAAGMPTTVVASAPSCAVAEQIQALFMAPTFRVYVNPDLIGVEIAGSVKNVLALAAGMSDGVGFGDNAKAALITRGLAEIQRLGVRLGADPATFAGLAGIGDLVVTCMSRHSRNRYVGEQIGRGRTLEEVQREMQMVAEGVPTTAAVYRLARELGVEMPITEAVYQILFEGKKPREAVRELMTREAKYEDWLPHTPETTRPDGLAASEPTPSR, from the coding sequence ATGAAGGCACACGCCAGCCAGGCCCGACGGCCGGCCGGGCGCAGGGTGACGGTTTTTGGTGCGGGAAGCTGGGGAACGGCTCTGGCCCTGCTGCTGGCGTCGAATGGACACGCGGTCACGCTCTGGGCCCGGCGGTCCGAAGTGGCCGAGCACATCCGCCGCACGCGGCACAATCCGACCTATCTACCCGAGATCGAGCTGCCGCATTCCGTACACGTGACGGCCGATCTGCAGGAAGCAGCCGCCGACCGAGACGTCTGGGTGGTGGCCACGCCGGCCCAGGCCGTTCGCAGCCTGGCCGAGCAATTGCGACCATGGGCGCACCCGGACCTGATCATCGTCTCGGTGGCCAAAGGGCTGGAAATCGCCACGCTGAAAACCACCACCCAGGTGCTGGCCGAGGTGCTGCCCGAAGTGCCGCGGGAACGAATCGGCGTGCTCTACGGTCCCAGCCATGCCGAAGAGGTGGCCGCCGGCATGCCCACCACCGTGGTGGCCTCGGCGCCTTCCTGTGCGGTGGCCGAGCAGATTCAGGCGCTGTTTATGGCCCCGACGTTCCGGGTGTACGTCAACCCCGACCTGATCGGCGTCGAGATTGCCGGCTCGGTCAAGAACGTGCTGGCGCTGGCGGCCGGCATGAGCGACGGCGTGGGGTTCGGCGACAACGCGAAGGCGGCCCTGATCACACGCGGGCTGGCCGAAATCCAGCGGCTGGGCGTTCGGCTGGGGGCCGATCCGGCCACGTTTGCCGGACTGGCCGGCATCGGCGATCTGGTGGTTACCTGCATGAGCCGCCACAGCCGCAACCGCTACGTGGGCGAGCAGATCGGCCGCGGCCGCACGCTCGAAGAGGTGCAACGGGAAATGCAGATGGTGGCCGAAGGGGTGCCGACGACCGCGGCCGTCTATCGACTGGCCCGGGAACTGGGCGTTGAAATGCCGATCACCGAGGCCGTCTATCAGATCCTGTTCGAGGGCAAAAAGCCCCGCGAGGCCGTCCGGGAACTGATGACGCGCGAGGCCAAGTACGAAGACTGGTTGCCCCACACGCCGGAAACGACCCGGCCTGACGGGCTGGCTGCTTCAGAACCGACTCCTTCTCGATAG
- a CDS encoding AlbA family DNA-binding domain-containing protein — MTLQELNQLVALGEGLTLEFKRRVPRPERIAKEVIAFANTRGGRLLLGVDDSGAIVGVRDPDEEVFALRQALHRCATPPIAFTLERVQVEHRREVIVVTIEESARKPHFLRNGRHRQAYIRVEDRSIEASPEVLALMRAEKHPRNVVFTFGEKELLLMRYLEHYGRITVQQFAQLANLSRRQASRTLVLLTEANVLRLHPDEPHDYFTLAYNASSSAA, encoded by the coding sequence ATGACGCTTCAGGAACTGAACCAGCTGGTGGCCCTGGGCGAGGGGCTCACGCTGGAATTCAAGCGCCGCGTTCCCCGTCCCGAGCGGATCGCCAAGGAGGTTATCGCCTTTGCCAACACGCGCGGGGGACGCCTGCTGCTGGGCGTGGACGACAGCGGTGCCATCGTGGGCGTGCGCGACCCCGACGAAGAGGTCTTCGCCCTGCGACAGGCCCTGCACCGTTGCGCCACGCCGCCTATTGCCTTCACGCTGGAGCGCGTTCAGGTGGAGCACCGGCGGGAGGTGATCGTGGTGACGATCGAGGAGAGCGCGCGTAAGCCGCACTTTCTGCGCAACGGCCGACACCGGCAGGCTTATATCCGGGTGGAAGATCGGAGCATCGAGGCCAGTCCGGAAGTGCTGGCGCTCATGCGGGCCGAAAAACATCCGCGCAATGTCGTCTTCACCTTCGGCGAGAAGGAGCTGTTGCTGATGCGGTATCTGGAGCATTACGGCCGCATCACCGTGCAGCAGTTCGCCCAGCTGGCCAATCTGTCGCGTCGGCAGGCCTCGCGCACGCTGGTGCTCCTCACGGAGGCCAACGTGCTGCGCCTGCACCCCGACGAGCCGCACGACTACTTTACGCTGGCTTACAACGCTTCGTCCTCGGCCGCCTGA